DNA sequence from the Candidatus Aegiribacteria sp. genome:
AAGAGGTAGATTCGCGATTTCAGCATTTGTAAGAAGCAGGCCCAGAATCACAGGTATCACCGAGATGGCACAGCCGAACGCGAAACCGCTCAGAACATCACCTGCAAGTATGGACCGGAGAGATATGGGGCTGGATATCAGCCTTTCATAGGTTTTCGCCCGTCGCTCCCAGGGGGTTACCAGCGGGCCTATGGCACTGGCGGTAAACCAGAGTGCCATAGCGACCATTCCGGGCACAACAGCTCCGGGCGAGACATTCCTTCCCATTTTGAAAGCGAGGAAGAAGAATACCGGAAAAAGTACTCCGAATATCAGAACGGGTGGTTTCAGGTAGTAAAGAAAAACGTTCTTCTTCAGAATCACCAGCGAACCGTGCAACTGTCTGCGCAATCTGTTCACATCTGAATGCGTACTCATTCGGAGCCTCCTTCCCCGGTGTAGTAAAGGAAGACATCTTCCAGACTGGGTTTCCGGGTGTTCAGCTGCTCAAGCTCAAGACCCAGATCCAGGGTTAGCACTACAAGCAGGGTAGCAACGCTTCCGGGAGTTTCGGTGTACAGTCTGAAGACTTTCTGGTCGGACTCCAGCCTGGTTACGCCGGGAATGGATTCCAGTTTCTTCGGAGGCGGTGCCTGCTCCTTGAATACCGCTTCAACGTATTGACGTTTTCTCACCATTGATCTGAGATTTCCGGGCGTATCAATTGCAGCTATTCGTCCGTTATTGATTATTGCCACCC
Encoded proteins:
- a CDS encoding ABC transporter permease, translating into MSTHSDVNRLRRQLHGSLVILKKNVFLYYLKPPVLIFGVLFPVFFFLAFKMGRNVSPGAVVPGMVAMALWFTASAIGPLVTPWERRAKTYERLISSPISLRSILAGDVLSGFAFGCAISVIPVILGLLLTNAEIANLPLLVGGILAGALSFSSLGVLLSAPPASSPSNIMLLSNLVRLPLLFVSGIFVPIAQMPAWAGWIAPLSPLSYASALIRASYGSDPYFPVWLCFLMLFIFTTVLFAASCRFHRMYRAKGL